A DNA window from Pseudomonas sp. B21-056 contains the following coding sequences:
- the glcF gene encoding glycolate oxidase subunit GlcF → MQTTLSEEARQLPRAEEAESILRTCVHCGFCNATCPTYQLLGDELDGPRGRIYLIKQVLEGNPATAKTQQHLDRCLSCRNCETTCPSGVDYHNLLDIGRAVVDAAVGRPLGQRLLREGLRAIVPNPGVFKGLVGGGRVFRPWLPDTLREKVPRQVPAAKPRPVTRHARQVLMLEGCVQPSLSPNTNAAAARVLDRLGISVTPVAEAGCCGAVDYHLDAQAVGLDRARRNIDAWWPDIENGAEAIVQTASGCGAFIKDYGHLLGSDPAYAEKAKKVSALAKDLVEVLREEPLEPLSIHSDQRLAFHCPCTLQHAQKLGGAVEAVLTKLGFNLTPVPDGHLCCGSAGTYSITQPELSRQLRDNKLNALESGRPDVIVTANIGCQSHLDGAGRTPVRHWIEWVEAALP, encoded by the coding sequence ATGCAGACCACCTTGAGTGAAGAGGCCCGCCAACTGCCCCGCGCCGAAGAGGCCGAAAGTATCCTGCGCACCTGCGTGCACTGCGGTTTCTGTAATGCCACGTGCCCGACCTACCAGTTGCTCGGCGATGAACTGGATGGCCCGCGAGGGCGCATCTACCTGATCAAGCAAGTGCTCGAAGGCAACCCGGCCACGGCGAAGACCCAGCAGCACCTGGATCGGTGCCTGTCGTGCCGCAACTGCGAAACCACCTGCCCTTCCGGGGTCGACTACCACAACCTGCTGGACATTGGCCGCGCCGTGGTCGATGCGGCGGTCGGACGCCCTCTCGGCCAACGCCTGTTGCGCGAGGGGCTGCGTGCGATCGTGCCCAACCCAGGCGTGTTCAAAGGGCTAGTGGGTGGTGGCCGGGTGTTTCGGCCATGGCTGCCCGACACCCTGCGCGAAAAGGTGCCTCGCCAGGTACCTGCCGCCAAACCACGACCGGTGACCCGCCATGCCCGGCAGGTGCTCATGCTCGAAGGCTGCGTGCAACCAAGCCTGTCGCCCAATACCAACGCGGCCGCCGCCCGGGTCCTGGATCGACTGGGGATCAGTGTGACCCCCGTTGCCGAGGCCGGCTGCTGCGGCGCCGTGGACTATCACCTGGACGCCCAGGCCGTGGGCCTGGATCGTGCCCGTCGCAACATCGATGCGTGGTGGCCGGACATCGAGAACGGTGCCGAAGCCATCGTGCAAACCGCTAGCGGTTGCGGCGCGTTCATCAAGGACTACGGGCACTTGCTCGGCAGCGATCCGGCCTATGCCGAGAAGGCGAAAAAAGTCAGCGCCCTGGCCAAGGACCTGGTTGAAGTGCTGCGCGAAGAACCGCTGGAACCACTGAGCATCCACAGCGACCAGCGCCTGGCCTTCCACTGCCCCTGCACCTTGCAGCACGCGCAGAAACTGGGCGGCGCCGTTGAGGCGGTGCTGACGAAACTGGGCTTCAACCTCACGCCCGTGCCCGACGGCCACCTGTGCTGCGGCTCGGCGGGCACCTATTCGATCACCCAACCCGAACTGTCCCGACAACTGCGCGACAACAAACTCAACGCCCTGGAAAGCGGGCGCCCCGACGTGATTGTCACCGCCAATATCGGCTGCCAGTCCCACCTCGACGGTGCGGGTCGGACCCCGGTCCGGCACTGGATCGAGTGGGTCGAAGCCGCATTGCCTTAA
- a CDS encoding heme-binding protein codes for MRSKAILGQNEVSRILAAARDEAHGNQWAVTIVIVDDGGHPLALERLDGCAPIGAYIATEKARTSALGRRESKGYEEMVNGGRQAFLSAPLLTSLEGGVPIIVDGQVIGAVGVSGVKAEQDAQVAKAGAQCLN; via the coding sequence ATGAGAAGCAAAGCCATACTCGGCCAGAACGAAGTCAGCCGGATCCTCGCGGCCGCCCGCGACGAAGCGCACGGCAATCAATGGGCCGTCACCATTGTGATTGTCGATGACGGCGGTCACCCGCTGGCCCTGGAGCGCCTCGATGGTTGCGCGCCCATTGGTGCCTACATCGCCACCGAAAAAGCCCGCACATCGGCCCTCGGTCGGCGTGAATCCAAAGGTTATGAAGAGATGGTCAACGGTGGACGCCAGGCCTTCCTGTCGGCGCCGCTGCTGACGTCCCTGGAAGGTGGCGTCCCGATCATTGTCGACGGCCAGGTGATCGGCGCCGTCGGCGTGTCCGGGGTCAAGGCCGAGCAGGACGCCCAAGTCGCCAAGGCCGGCGCGCAATGCCTGAACTGA
- the glcE gene encoding glycolate oxidase subunit GlcE gives MHSALDRDASDTLLEQVNQALENATPLRIQGGDSKAFLGRPMAGEKLDTRAHRGIVSYDPTELVITARCGTPLQELSDVLDASQQMLPCEPPSFGDATVGGMIASGLSGPRRPWAGSVRDFVLGSRVITGQGKLLRFGGEVMKNVAGYDLSRLMAGSFGTLGVITEVSLKVLPKPRQALSISLEMDRDRALLRLAEWGQQPLPISAACHDGQRLHLRLEGGEGSVAAAHDRLGGELLDAAYWDDLNEHRLSFFAEDLPLWRLSVPHNTAWLPLPGKQLIDWGGAQRWLKSGAEATFIRQIVEGVGGHVTCYGHGLIDSPFQPLPDALMRYHRNLKQRLDPQGIFNPGRLYAEL, from the coding sequence ATGCACAGCGCACTCGATAGGGACGCCAGCGATACGTTGCTCGAACAGGTCAACCAGGCCTTGGAAAACGCCACGCCGCTACGGATCCAGGGAGGTGATAGCAAGGCCTTCCTGGGACGTCCGATGGCAGGTGAAAAACTCGACACCCGCGCCCACCGGGGCATCGTCAGCTACGACCCGACGGAACTGGTGATTACCGCTCGTTGCGGTACGCCCCTACAGGAATTGTCCGACGTGCTGGACGCCTCGCAGCAAATGCTGCCCTGCGAACCGCCCTCCTTCGGCGACGCCACGGTGGGCGGCATGATTGCCAGCGGACTCTCCGGGCCGCGCCGCCCGTGGGCCGGTTCGGTGCGGGACTTCGTCCTCGGTTCGCGGGTTATCACCGGCCAGGGCAAGCTCCTGCGCTTCGGTGGCGAAGTCATGAAGAACGTCGCCGGTTACGACCTGTCACGCCTGATGGCCGGCAGCTTCGGCACCCTTGGGGTGATCACCGAGGTGTCGCTCAAAGTCCTGCCCAAACCTCGGCAAGCCTTGAGTATCAGCCTGGAAATGGACCGCGATCGCGCCTTGCTGCGCCTGGCGGAATGGGGCCAGCAGCCGCTGCCGATCAGTGCCGCCTGCCACGATGGCCAACGCCTGCACCTGCGGCTCGAGGGTGGCGAAGGCTCGGTGGCGGCGGCCCATGACCGATTGGGCGGCGAGTTACTGGACGCCGCGTATTGGGATGATCTCAACGAACATCGCTTGAGCTTCTTCGCTGAGGACTTGCCACTGTGGCGCTTGTCCGTGCCGCACAACACAGCGTGGCTGCCCTTGCCCGGCAAGCAACTGATCGACTGGGGTGGGGCCCAGCGCTGGCTCAAGTCCGGCGCCGAAGCCACGTTCATTCGCCAGATCGTCGAAGGCGTCGGCGGCCATGTGACCTGTTACGGCCATGGCCTGATCGACAGTCCATTCCAACCGCTGCCTGATGCGCTGATGCGTTATCACCGGAACCTGAAGCAACGGCTCGACCCACAGGGGATCTTCAACCCCGGTCGCCTCTACGCGGAGCTTTGA
- a CDS encoding malate synthase G, which produces MTDFVNCQGLKVAPALQRFVDCDVLPGTGLDPQAFWSGFAALVHELAPINRALLAERDRLQAELDTWHRAHPGPVTDMSAYRDFLTRIGYLQPQPDSVKVGSDPVDTEISVQAGPQLVVPAANARYALNAANARWGSLYDALYGTDVIANDGGAEPGPTYNPVRGAKVIAFASDFLDQAFPLSSGSHADVTRYQIEAGTLQATLEDGRQIGLSDPRQYIGYQGSLTDPAAILLKNNDLHVEIQIDRQSVIGKTDTAGVKDLLIEAALSTIIDCEDSVAAVDADDKVQVYRNWLGLMKGDLKEDLEKNGRTLTRSLNPDREYTTADGRTLTLHGRSLLFIRNVGHLMTSPAILDNDGLEIPEGILDGVITSLIALHDLQRRGNSRTGRVYIVKPKMHGPAEVSFADQLFSRIEDLLKLQRHTLKMGIMDEERRTSVNLKACIAAAAERVAFINTGFLDRTGDEMHTAMQAGAMLRKGDMKSTPWISAYERNNVLVGLDCNLRGRAQIGKGMWAMPDRMSDMLEQKIAHPQAGANTAWVPSPTAATLHALHYHQVNVRQVQTALEDVDLDGISQALLEGLLSVPVSADRPWTAEEIRQEVENNAQGLLGYVVRWVEHGIGCSKVPDIHDVGLMEDRATLRISSQHMANWLRHGVISRDETLDILQRMARVVDEQNKGDRLYKPMAPEFTQSLAFQAACALVFEGCDQPNGYTEPLLHRFRQTFKGL; this is translated from the coding sequence GTGACCGATTTCGTCAACTGCCAAGGCCTGAAGGTGGCCCCTGCCCTGCAACGCTTCGTTGATTGCGACGTGCTGCCTGGCACCGGCCTGGACCCGCAAGCGTTCTGGAGCGGCTTCGCCGCGCTGGTGCATGAACTGGCGCCGATCAACCGCGCGCTGCTGGCTGAACGTGATCGCCTGCAAGCCGAACTGGACACCTGGCATCGCGCTCATCCGGGGCCGGTGACGGACATGTCGGCGTACCGCGACTTCCTGACCCGCATCGGTTACCTGCAACCGCAACCTGACAGCGTCAAGGTCGGCAGCGACCCTGTCGACACGGAAATCAGCGTGCAGGCAGGACCACAACTGGTGGTACCGGCCGCCAACGCCCGCTATGCGCTGAATGCGGCCAATGCCCGCTGGGGGTCGCTGTACGACGCGCTCTATGGCACCGATGTGATCGCCAACGACGGCGGTGCCGAGCCGGGACCGACCTACAACCCTGTGCGCGGTGCAAAGGTCATCGCCTTCGCCAGCGACTTCCTCGATCAGGCGTTCCCTTTGAGCAGCGGCTCCCATGCCGACGTGACGCGTTACCAGATCGAAGCCGGAACATTGCAGGCCACGTTGGAAGACGGCCGCCAGATCGGCCTGTCGGACCCCAGGCAGTACATCGGCTACCAAGGCTCGCTCACTGACCCTGCGGCCATTTTGCTGAAGAATAACGACCTGCACGTAGAGATCCAGATCGATCGGCAGAGCGTCATCGGCAAGACCGACACCGCCGGCGTCAAGGACCTGCTGATCGAAGCGGCCCTCTCGACCATCATCGATTGCGAAGACTCGGTGGCGGCGGTCGACGCCGATGACAAGGTCCAGGTGTACCGCAACTGGCTGGGCCTGATGAAAGGTGATCTCAAGGAAGACCTGGAGAAAAACGGCCGCACCCTCACCCGTTCCCTGAACCCGGACCGCGAGTACACCACGGCCGATGGCCGCACGCTGACGTTGCACGGACGTTCGTTGCTGTTCATTCGCAACGTCGGCCACCTGATGACCAGCCCCGCCATCCTCGACAATGACGGACTGGAAATCCCGGAAGGGATTCTCGACGGCGTCATCACCAGCCTGATCGCCCTGCATGACCTGCAACGCCGCGGCAATTCCCGCACCGGCCGCGTCTACATCGTCAAGCCGAAAATGCACGGCCCCGCCGAAGTGTCCTTCGCCGACCAGTTGTTCAGCCGCATCGAGGACCTGCTCAAGCTCCAACGTCACACCCTGAAAATGGGCATCATGGACGAAGAACGCCGCACCAGCGTCAACCTCAAGGCCTGCATTGCGGCCGCAGCCGAACGGGTGGCCTTCATCAACACCGGTTTCCTGGATCGCACCGGCGATGAGATGCACACCGCCATGCAAGCCGGCGCGATGCTGCGCAAGGGTGACATGAAAAGCACGCCGTGGATCAGCGCCTACGAGCGCAACAACGTCCTCGTCGGCCTCGACTGCAACCTGCGCGGCCGGGCGCAGATCGGCAAGGGCATGTGGGCGATGCCGGATCGCATGAGCGACATGCTCGAACAGAAGATCGCCCATCCGCAAGCAGGCGCAAACACCGCCTGGGTGCCCTCGCCCACGGCCGCGACACTGCACGCGCTGCATTACCATCAGGTCAATGTGCGGCAGGTGCAAACGGCACTGGAAGACGTCGATCTGGATGGGATCAGCCAGGCGTTGCTGGAAGGCCTGCTGAGTGTCCCGGTTAGCGCCGACAGGCCGTGGACAGCGGAAGAAATCCGCCAGGAAGTCGAGAACAATGCCCAAGGCCTGCTGGGCTATGTGGTGCGCTGGGTCGAACACGGCATCGGCTGTTCGAAGGTGCCGGATATCCATGACGTGGGACTGATGGAGGATCGGGCAACGCTGCGCATTTCCAGCCAGCACATGGCGAACTGGCTGCGTCACGGGGTGATCAGCCGGGATGAGACCCTGGACATCCTGCAACGCATGGCACGGGTGGTGGATGAGCAAAACAAGGGCGACCGTCTCTACAAGCCGATGGCGCCCGAGTTCACACAATCACTCGCGTTCCAGGCCGCCTGCGCCTTGGTATTCGAAGGCTGCGACCAGCCCAACGGGTACACCGAGCCGCTCCTGCACAGGTTCAGGCAGACGTTCAAGGGGTTGTAA